tttttaaatccacAACCAGagttttttcaagaaatagaaGAATATTCTGTTTTCCCCCAAATGTCCAAGGTGGAGAATTGCTTTTACTAAGCATACAAATTGCTCTCTGTTAGCTCAAATCAGCTTATTTTACacttatatattaaaatatcttttacgGGGCATTTCACCCTTCATTTGATTCAGGGCAGATCCCAAAGGAATGGAGACTGATGAATGCCAAATTAATTGTGTTTCCTTTTGGGATTCCCCACCAAAGAGGCTTGAGGATAGGATCAAAAACACAGACATGTTTGTGTATCTATATACATATctatctatacacacacacacacatatatacatacacatgtacatACTGTTGGAGGAGTGGGGATATAGATACACATCACCACTAACATGTAAGACAGAAGAATCTTATTTAACAACATCTTGGCCAcaatatgttttattattttgaggATATCAGGATATCCTTGGTAAAAAGTCTGATCACAGTCTTTGTCATTACTCTGTTGTGTTTACCCCCGTTTGTGCAATAAAGggataaaaaacaaattacagtAAATCCATGGTTACCTTGTTTCAAGTAACAGCTATGTAAAGATGCAAACGCTTTCATCCTAAAAACTTTGTACCAGAGGCAATTGTTTCTGATCTACCTTCTGGGGAAGCTGAAGCGGGTACCAGCCCAACACAGCAGAATAAGAGCAAGTACTCATCTGAACATGGTCTTTAATCCACTAGTAGAGAAAGGATTCCTCCATCTATGACACCACTTTcacctagaagaaaaaaagtatatatattctttatatataatatatatatatatattttccctaaaaaaacagtaaggaaTGTTGGAGCTTACCTGggaaagtttcagaaaactgttAGAATGAAATTCTAGCCAAAGACTTGTTTCAACATAATATCACTTAGAAAGACAAGGCAAAAAGACAACATAAaagatttgagaaaaaaaaatgtatttttaaaagtctttccttattttacacatacaaaaaacaatgttttaaagtCAAAATCCTGGAAGATATTCTAGAaaaacttctgcttctgaagCGTAAGACTCCCTTATAACAACTCCCAGACAATGTCACAACTCCTTTTAAGTCCTGTATTCAAGGAGCAAAGGTATGATCCACTTTGAGTAACtctttttaatgtcattttaaacaCCATATTCCAGCAGTCATTCTGACTAATCTTTAAAGACTGTGTTGAGGCACTTTGTGGCTACAGAGCAAAAGGGTTGGCATGAATTGTGATGTCTTTAATGCGAACATCATTAAGAGGTCGGTAGGTTTTTTCATTCACAGGCAGCTTCTCCAGCTCATCCAGGGTCTCCAAGCCATCAAtaactctgaaagaaaagcagaactgcTAGGAAGCTCCTTCTAATTAATGAACTTTCGCACTTGAGGtatctcaaagcactttacagTGAGTTAAGTACCATAGTGCAAGTGCTTGGCAAGCAAATGATGCAAATAAGGCAGCCAAAACCCTAGATATAGTGTTATAACCtatattgaaagaaatttttaagcATCCACGGCAGATTCTGATAAACGATGCATGTAATTCACACTGACAGTATCATATTTTATATCAACCATAGCTATAAAGATCCTGCCTCTCACTTCCTGGCTGGCTGGACTGACTGATCATACTATAGGTTTAACTAGTAGCAAGATACTGTCATACCAGACTTCACTGTGAACTACTGCCATCCCATAGCTGGAAAATCAGTTTCCAAACATGAGATTATAATTACTAACCTTTTGGCTCAAAGACAAGATTGGATTGACCACTAACAACTGCGTAAATCTAATGAGACAGATGCATTTAGGGTTTCTGATTCCTATTCAGGCTGAAGAAGTGGCAAGATAAATTATTCTAATAAACTTCTTaccttttcagtttaaataattAGCTCTGCTAAATCTTTATGGGTTAGTACCCCGGTAACAGACTCAGCAGAACACATGGCATGCCATTCACCACTAAATTCACCAGCACATTCATCAATTCTTTAAATCGAGGATGCTGGACTGTGGCTGGAGCATGGACATGTATTCTGCTCAACTGATTCTGCAACTAGGGCAACAATTATCTTCAACTGCTACAGAAAATCTGGCAAAGTTTATCTATCAGAGCCCCTACACTTTTGTGAGAAAGAGATGTCTAAAAAACTACTTTCAAATCACACTTCTAAACAAACTCAGAGAGCACAGAACACTTATGCTTACATTCTTATAAACAATACAAATggtaaaaatgcaattttcagatttcagtagCTTACTCTGAATATTTAACTCTATTTGATGAAGGCAATTTTTGCTCAACAGATTCACTTGTACATAAGTAGCCCTTTAGTaacaagcaaaaacaaagccaTTACCATGCTTCTgagatagaaaaataatatcaataatggaattgtttttttttttcgtacTAGTCATTCCAACTCACCTTCTCACCCATGCCCATATGGATGCAGCTCCattcttaatattatttttaatatgcctatttccactgaatttcatactactaataaaaaacacagagtattttggatCAACTAATTCTGGATGACAGTGCAAGATcatagatttatatatatacatccacaattttaaagatttttgtcatATAAGTTTCTAAATTTGCATTGTACATGCCCTAAAATATTCAGATTCTTCACATACTCTGACAAGAAGGCACATGGTTGGATCACTCACTTCCCAAAGACAGTATACTTCATATCCAGGTGCGGTTGCTTGGCGTAAGTGATGAAGAACTGCGATCCATTGGTATTCGGACCATTGTTCGCCATTGAAACAACTCCACGGACACTGtgctgaaagaaaggaaaaaaaaaactcaatatGAATATATATCTGTGAAAGCAGGATTTTGACTGTACAAAAGGTTTTATGAATTAGTATTCCACCTCAATatcattatttcattatatCAGTAAAAACAAATCTTGGTTGCTACTATATTCTGTCACCACCCATAATTAGCTCCCCAAATCTGCTCTCACAATGTAAAATGACTTCTTTACCCTCAGTGAATGAAAATTATCATTACAAATTCTTCCTACTTCTGTTCTCTGTGATGAGAACTCTCAAATCTAACTTGCAAAGTAGAAGCAGAAATGCCTGTTCCTATTTCAATAGCAAGCTTTAATAACACCCCTTTACTGTGGGCTTATGCTTTATTTCACAATTACAAGACAAGTATTTAATCCAGCGCAGCAGAACATTGATCATTCTCCAACTCCTAACAAAAATGTATGTGAAAACATAACTGCATattgaaaacacagaaatacctTCAAGTATTCACTGAATTCATCTTCAAACTTCCTGCCCCAGATGCTGTTACCTCCTTTCCCAGTACCTGACAAAAAAGTACCACAATAAACTATCGGATTCTCAGACTAAAAAATTCAGACACATATCATTCTAAACAATGTGCTACAGCAAACACAATAGAAAGACTATAAATTGCTTGAGGCATGGATAAGGTTCTCATGTCTCGATACTGAGCAGAGCACTAACTCAGTAACTATTAAGTAGCAGAACAAAAGACTGAGATGTTCTCAAATTCAATTCAGTATGAGTGCAAACAGACACACAACTGAACCAGACTTTCTCCCAGACAGTTGACACTGTCTAGGCCATTTCCCAAAATGCTGAAGAGAATTTTTAGAGGCAGAGTAGCCTTTCAGGCAGAAACCAGAGTAGCAACTACTGCCTGTGCAAGTGCTGGTAAGTCAGGAGAACCATCATATTCAGtgaaaacagctggaaaaattaAAGTCAGTACAATGCTTTACCACTGCATGATTATTTAGAGCTAGGGTAATGTCTGCTCTTCTGTAAACTCACTAGAGAAAACTAGTTAAATCATAAAACCCTCTGCCAACAATACAGTAATTCTTATGTTCCATCCTATCCCTGTATATTTCTCTATATACAGACCCTGACAGAAGGATTTACCTAATGGATCCCCTGTCTGAACCATGAAGCCCTTTATATTCCGATGAAATACACAGCCATTGTAGTAGTTACTAGCACAAAGCGCCAGGAAGttctaaggaaataaaacacaacataTTAACAAGCAACTCAGAAATAATATCCTCTGTAGCTAAAACCGCAGCACTGGCAACACTAGCTCTTCTGATGCTGCTTTACACTGTAAGCATGTCACTGCATTAGTCAGCTGTCCCAGACTGTTATTGGCTATTAAAAGATACAAATAACCCTCAGGCATTATCCTTCCCTTTCCAGGGCTTGCTATAGTTAAGTTATTTCATAAAGAAGATGGATCTGATGGAGGCTTCATACATGCATACAGGAACATGCATCTTCTTTAAAGACTTCTATACCTTAGATTGCTGGTATCTAAAATAGTGGTTCATCAGCTAGTATTGTTCATCATTTTGCAAGGAAAATGCCCTTCAAGATATACTCactatttcactgaaatttaaatttaggCTGCCCAGAATGTAAGATGAAAGTTTTGCAGCTGAAACTGGAAATTTTAAGCTAAAATAGTATTTACCTCGGCTTAAGGAAACCTTACCACTACAGAACTTCAAAATGAAGcaagaaattcatttaaaagttattttgacATAATAAACCCTAAAACTACCATTAAAACATCACGTGTGTCATCTACAACCAAAACAGAAATGGCTGTAAAAAACACAATGAGAAAAGTCTTTTACTATATGTGGCTTCAAAAAACGACAGTTTGCGTTTAGCGCTCCTGTCTTCTTGGTTTCCTACAGAAGGTGGCTATGATAGGTTGAAGAATCAGTACTCAAGAGAATCGCATTTACACACAGAAGAGTCATTCTCAAATTATGGTCAAGATATTCCTTTGACACAGTCATAGATAAAGGATTTTAATCAAAGCTTACAGCACAAGGTCCTCTGACTTGAGAAACAAACACAGGGGTTCTTGAGATATGCTCAGAAGTATCACTTGCattcaacatttttattctgaaactaTACTGTAACTTTGTAATCAATAGCCAAGCCTCAGCACAGTTAGTTAAAAACTGctttcaatttaaatttaagtttATGGCACAAAGGAAAACTGGGGCTTCTcacttcttttcaaaaagcGAAACTGTTATGAGTATGGACAAAACAAGGGAAGCTTGAAAATCCCAGGCAAAGTCCCATGTTTCCCATTAAGGGCAAAGGATACTCTGGGAGATGCTATAACTTGTAGAGAAGAGGCCCTTAGCTAAACCTTATCTGGAAAGAAATAGGCAACAAAGCTCTAGATAGTGTAACACAGTATACAATAAGTTCCACGAGTTGATTAGGCTCTGTACGAGCTTAAAATGTCAATATTCCATTATGTGAAACAATAAATTGGAACATACGTTTCACATCCTCTGTGACTACTTTTCTCACTCACTACTCACTACTTTTACTGCTTTGCATCAGCACTAGACAATCCCATTCCTGTTACGTGACTTACTTCACATGTTTTTGGTGTTCGCTCGCAGAATAGTTCTATTTTAATATCTCCTACATCAGTGTGCAGTGTGACAGCCTgagcaaaaaacagaaaataattaaactacCAATGAAACACAAACAGCTGTAGACTCTTTTATCTCCTGGTCCTACCAAGAACACAAGCAACTTTCCACTGCATGTAACTATAGTTTCAATATCTGGCTGTAAGCAAGGCTACTGTCACAAGACCTCCCATTTCCAGTGAAACTATCAAGAGAGCACCAGATTCACCAGTTTCAAGATAGAGTTTTCCATGGTAATGGAACAGTTCAGACTCAGGCTGTTCCTCTCTGAAGATACATTATTCATCTGCATAAAGTCACAGGTGAAGTGAAAGTGCTCAGTCACATGTCTGCATAAGCTGAAGAATGGAGTTTGCATCTGTTTTGTGAAATGGTATGTGCTGTACTTACCTCACTGGTTTACAGCCACAGAAACAAGTGCTCTGTATCACTTGACTGCAGCCTTTTGAGCAACATAAGGATAGTTCTGAATAGCACTGTATATAATCTGCCCTCACAAACAAGTATCTTTGCAAAATTATGAACTTTTCTTCAGAACTTATAAATAGTCTTTGTAAATTTTAACATGCCAATTACCCAGCCATCAATGCATATATCTTTCTATAGGTCCAAAAAATATCACAGTACTCCCAAAGTGCTGAACTATCAAAGATGATTTAGTATGGGGATATACTGGGAATACAAGTACAGAAAGATTAATAAGAATCAGCATCACATTGATGGCAGTATactattatatatatgtattccatattttatattacatatatattaaataatattgcATATTATATGCATACtaagtttttatatatatatatatatatatatatatatatatatatataaagttgGTATACAAGTAAAGAAGAGAAGACAATTGCCTGTAATGTTCACGGAGATCTTATAAATTGTATATCCAGTTTAGGACATAGTCTTATCTTTATTTCCCGAatgaaaaacttttaaaagcctACAGTTGTGGAAGCTTACATACATTCAAGGAGAGCTATGTACTTAAACAGTGCTTCtgtagtaaaagaaaacaaattagatGACCAAATATTAATCAAATTAGGATTAGAATTTAATTTGTTAGAAGTAAAAGTCTAATTATGTTTTTAGACTGATGAAACAGTAATACTGACATATTCTCCTCTTCACAGTTTCTTGTGTAGGTGTCTGTGAAATGGAAAGTGGAGCTTTTCATTACAAATTCTTTGCAATATCAGAGTAAAATGCATAATCACTTGGATGTAGAGCTGCATCCAAAGATGATGACttaagaaaatcagaaaggaTACAAAAAATTCTACCGAACTCACCATATTTGCTCATCAAAAAGCTGAGGTAGATTTGTATATAGCAGGttcctgcaaagaaaacatacacaagttttttttcccaccagTCTCCAGTTCTTTCCAATTCTAAAGTATTTGTGTGGTTAATAAAATTACAAGCTTTTTCACAGTAGTTTCACAGCACAATTTAAGTCACACTATGCGGATAAGCAATTTACTTACATAACTACCCAGCATATGAAGAACTAGAAAGAGGTAGCACAGAACAGTTCGGAGAAACGGAGGTGGGGAGTGGGGGTGGGGCAAAAAACAGCCTTTCCTAAGATGTGAGTTTTCACTAAGCAATCCCAACACTTCCGGAGATTATGGTTATATACATCACAAAGGCTAACAGATAAAAACCCACAGATAAAAACCATACAGTACCTGTACGGAAGTTTAATTCGGGGCCGCTTCTGGTGGCGTCAGCGCCTGCGACACACAGGTACCTGCACCCAAGCACAGGAAcgagcattttttaaaaacgaAGCATGTTTTTACGCAAGGCGTTTGGAATCACGCCGCCAAAACCCCACTGAGGGAGCAGAGCGGCCGTTAGCCTGGCCGCCCCGGGCTCacgcgggcccggccccgcggaggCTGCGTACAAACCtagcgcccgccgcggccgcttTCCCCGGCGTGGCGgctcccccgccccgccccgccgcgccgcgcagcgcagcgctcGCCGCCAGCGGGAaggcgccgcggccccctcacggccggcgccgcggcggaagcggcggggcggggccgcgcgtgGTGAGTGCGGCGCCGTTAACGGTCGCGGCCCGCGCGCAGGCGGCGTGAGCGTggccggcgctgccgcgcgCTCCCTTGGTCGCGGGGACGCGTCCCCTTCCGCGCCCCTGCAGATCACTGCATGCTGCTGTCTTGCACACAGCTCCTTTGCCGTGGCATCGGCCCCCGGGGCCGCTGGCCTTCACGCTCCATCATGAATCTCGGGGAGCTCGTGCCCGCCCTGAACGACTTCGCTTCCCTCTCTCTGGCTGAAAGCTGGGACAACGTGGGGCTGCTGGTGGAACCGAGCCCTCCCCATGCGGTCCACACCCTTTTCCTAACTAACGACCTCACGGAGGAGGTGATGGAGGAGGCAGTACAGAGGAGGGCAGATCTCATACTTTCCTACCACCCCCCGATATTCACGCCACTCAAACGAGTAACGTGGAGGACCTGGAAGGAACGGCTGGTGGTCCGCGCTCTGGAGCACAGAATCGGGATATACTCCCCGCACACCGCGTACGATGCCATACCTCATGGAGTCAATAACTGGCTAACAAAGGGACTTGGTGAGAGTAAAAGTTTTTGCAGTACTTCTGAGTGCCCTCAGCTTATTTTAGGGAAGTTATCTTGGTGAGATATACCTGA
This DNA window, taken from Rhea pennata isolate bPtePen1 chromosome 6, bPtePen1.pri, whole genome shotgun sequence, encodes the following:
- the PPIL3 gene encoding peptidyl-prolyl cis-trans isomerase-like 3 isoform X1, with translation MAVTLHTDVGDIKIELFCERTPKTCENFLALCASNYYNGCVFHRNIKGFMVQTGDPLGTGKGGNSIWGRKFEDEFSEYLKHSVRGVVSMANNGPNTNGSQFFITYAKQPHLDMKYTVFGKVIDGLETLDELEKLPVNEKTYRPLNDVRIKDITIHANPFAL
- the PPIL3 gene encoding peptidyl-prolyl cis-trans isomerase-like 3 isoform X2 encodes the protein MLVPVLGCRYLCVAGADATRSGPELNFRTGTCYIQIYLSFLMSKYGTGKGGNSIWGRKFEDEFSEYLKHSVRGVVSMANNGPNTNGSQFFITYAKQPHLDMKYTVFGKVIDGLETLDELEKLPVNEKTYRPLNDVRIKDITIHANPFAL